CGCAGTCCTGGAAGAAACCCGCGCCGAGGCGCGCGCCGAATTGGTGGCCACGCTCAAGGAAGGGCAGATTCTCGACGGGGTGGTCAAGAACATCACCGAGTACGGCGCCTTCGTGGACCTGGGCGAGGTGGACGGTCTGCTGCACGTGGCGGACATGAGCTGGCGGCGTGTGCACCACCCGAGCGAAGTCGTGTCGGTCGGGCAGAAGCTGCGCGTGCAGGTGGTGCGGTTCAACCCGGCCACGCAGCGGATCAGCCTGGGAATCAAGCAACTCGAGGCGGACCCGTGGGAAGGGGTCGTCGAGAAGTATCCGAAGGGCACCAAGTTCCGGGGGCGCGTCACGAACATCACCGAGTACGGCGCCTTCGTGGAACTGGAGCCCGGTATCGAGGGCCTGGTCCATGTCTCAGAAATGAGCTGGACCCGCAAGAACGTGCCGCCGTCGAAGCTGGTGTCCACGAGCGAGGAGGTCGAAGTGATGATCCTCGGCGTGGACCCCAACCGCCGTCGCGTCAGCCTGGGGATGCGCCAGTGCGCCGGGAACCCCTGGGAGAAGTTCGCGGACGAGCATCCGGTCGGCAGCGTCATCGAGGGCGAAGTCCGCAACATCACCGAGTTCGGTGTGTTCCTGGGCATGCCCGGCGACATCGACGGCCTCATTCACCTGAGCGACCTCGATGCCTCGCGTCCCGGCGAAGAGGCCATCAAGGAATTCCGGAAAGGCGACCGGGTCCGAGCGAAGGTGCTCGAAGTCGACGTCGAGAAGGAGCGCATCAACCTCAGCACGCGCCAGCTCGAGGAAGAGAAGGTGGCCGGCGCGCTGGCTCCGTATTCGCGCGGCCAGGTCGTGACCTGCGTGGTCACGGAGGTCACCGACAGCGGCCTGCGGGTGAAGGTGGACGAGGTCAACGGCTTCATTCGTCGCAGCGATCTGTCGAAGCTCCGCACCGATCAGAATCCACACCGGTTTGCGGTTGGCGAGCGGGTGGACGCCAAGGTGGTGTCGATCGACACCAAGGCGGCGCGCCTCGTCCTGTCGATCAAGTCCCTCGAGATCGAGGAGGAGCAGCGCGTGCTCCGCGAATACGGGTCCAGCGAATCCGGAGCGTCGCTCGGCGACATCCTGAGCGAGGCGCTGAAGCCGAAGGAGGAGTGACGCCCCGGTGGCGAAACTGCTCCACGGTTTGACCGGCACGCCGCGATTTGGCAGGAATCAGCGTGGAGATTCGTCCATGGGAGGTACGTCCCCGTGAACCGGTCTGACTTGGTAAAGCGGATCCAGAAGGCATATCCAGACCTGCATGGTGTGGAAGCCGACCGGGTCGTCCGAATCGTCTTCAACGAGATCGAGGAAGCTCTTGCCAGGGGGGATCGTGCCGAGTTTCGCGGGTTTGGCAGCTTCTCGGTGCGTCTTCGCCCTGCCCATACCGGACGCAATCCGAAGACCGGCGCCGCGGTGCAGGTGCCGGAGAAGAGCGTGCCGTACTTCCGCGCCGGCAAGGAACTCAGGAAAAGGGTCGATACCGAGGAGTAATCGCGGGGCTCGACCCGGGATCACATGATGCTGCGCCTTGCGCGGCGCATCGCCGTCCTGCTTCTCACGCTGCTGTTCATTCCGTTTGCGCTGTCCAACCGGCAAGGCGTGGTGCTGGCCTTTTGGCCCTTCGAAGGAGTCGTCGAGGTGCCTCTCTACCTGCTTCTGGTGGCGGTCCTCGCCTTGGGGATTGTCCTCGGTGGATTCGCACGGCTGGTTGAGCGGCTGGGGTCACGCGGACGTCCGGGGCGCGTGTCGTCGTGACGCAGCGGTCTGGCGCGCGAATCGTCGTTGCCATCGATACGCCCGACGTCGAACGCGCAGAGGCACTCGCGAGCGAATGTCGGTCGGCCGCGGCGGTGAAGCTCGGGCTCGAGTTCTTTGCGGCGCAGGGACCATCAGGGGTACGGCGGGTCGGGCAGGCCGGAGCCCCACTGTTCCTGGATCTGAAGCTGCACGACATACCGAACACGGTGGTGGGCGCAATCCGGGCGCTCCGGCCGCTCGCCCCAGCCATGCTGACCGTGCACGCTGCGGGCGGCAGCGCCATGCTGGCTTCCGCGCAGGCGGCAAC
This window of the Rhodospirillales bacterium genome carries:
- the rpsA gene encoding 30S ribosomal protein S1; amino-acid sequence: MSNTVPSAETHPAFEENFDELFAASIAATEKREGTVVVGKVIALENDAAVIDVGLKAEGRVPFKEFIAHGHGSEPAVGDEVEVFLDRIENRNGEAVLSRDRARREQAWAELEEAFEAKTQVTGIIWGRVKGGYTVDLQGASAFLPRSQVDLRPVRDAQHLFGTKQPFYILKMDRRRGNIVISRRAVLEETRAEARAELVATLKEGQILDGVVKNITEYGAFVDLGEVDGLLHVADMSWRRVHHPSEVVSVGQKLRVQVVRFNPATQRISLGIKQLEADPWEGVVEKYPKGTKFRGRVTNITEYGAFVELEPGIEGLVHVSEMSWTRKNVPPSKLVSTSEEVEVMILGVDPNRRRVSLGMRQCAGNPWEKFADEHPVGSVIEGEVRNITEFGVFLGMPGDIDGLIHLSDLDASRPGEEAIKEFRKGDRVRAKVLEVDVEKERINLSTRQLEEEKVAGALAPYSRGQVVTCVVTEVTDSGLRVKVDEVNGFIRRSDLSKLRTDQNPHRFAVGERVDAKVVSIDTKAARLVLSIKSLEIEEEQRVLREYGSSESGASLGDILSEALKPKEE
- a CDS encoding integration host factor subunit beta, which codes for MNRSDLVKRIQKAYPDLHGVEADRVVRIVFNEIEEALARGDRAEFRGFGSFSVRLRPAHTGRNPKTGAAVQVPEKSVPYFRAGKELRKRVDTEE
- a CDS encoding lipopolysaccharide assembly protein LapA domain-containing protein, with product MLRLARRIAVLLLTLLFIPFALSNRQGVVLAFWPFEGVVEVPLYLLLVAVLALGIVLGGFARLVERLGSRGRPGRVSS